The Phycisphaeraceae bacterium region CAATGCGATAGTGGTCCTTCGGCGACCGCGGCAGATCTGCAACAAGCCCCGCCGCATCAAACGAGCACGCCTCCCCTTTACACACACTGTGCCCGAAGACATGAAACAAACCCTCCTTGCCGTCGAAGATGTGCTCGGGCCCGCTGTATCCCCTTGCCGCGAGCAGCGCCGACTCAACGCCCATCCGTGCCGCCCACGGATCGACCGTGTTCTTCATGTTCGTCAGTTTGCCCGCGGTCACAGCCCCAAGCGAGCCTGTGCGGCTCGCGCAGATCCCCACCGCATTGACCATCTGCTCGTGCGTCAATCCAAGCACACGCCCGGCCGAAAATGGAGACGCAAAACCCGTCAGCGTCGCGTGGTGCCAACCATACTCGCGCACGCCCGGCCGACCGATCTCGACCAGCCGCATCTCCATTTCGTACGCGATGACGGTCGCGAGGATCAAATCCTTCCCGCCACACCCCTTCATTTCGCACAGTGCCAGCGGCGCACCGAGAATATCACTCGGGTGGCTCGGGTCCGCCTTCCAGTAAATGTCATTGAAGTCCATCGCGCGGATCATGTGGCTGTTCAGAAACGCCGCATCCACCGGATTGGTCGCAAAGCCCGACACAAACGCCCGGCAAGGCCCCGCGTTGGCACCCCCGCCAGCCATCTCCTTGTGGTGCGCAAGCAGGATCACCGCGTCTTCCTGCTGACTCCCACCGAGCGCGCAGCCAAGCGAATCGAACCAGAACGCCTTGGCACGCTCAATCGCCGCAGCCGACAGGTCTTCATACCGCAACCCGCAAGCCCACTTGGCCAGGTCATAACTCACAAACCCGCTCGTCTTGTACGCACCCATGCCCAGTTCTCCTGACTGCAAGACTCCTGCACGCCGTCCACACACCAACCCCCGCCGTCTCAAGCCTAGCACCTGATCCACAATTCCGCACGCAGCGAGCGACTCGGGCATAGTCTCCATGAGTGCCTCCAGCACCGACCCGGACATCGCCATGACTACCCCGATCGACGAGTCCTCAAACTCCGCTTCTGACGCGCCCGAGCTGGCTCAACTTCAGGCTACCGACGATGACCGCTCGGTTCTCACCTCTCAACTCTCACTGATCACGTTGTGCCGCGTGTGCGGCTACGACCTCGTTGGCTTGCCGCACGACGCGTTGTGCCCCGAGTGCGGCTCGCCCATCGCCCAGTCCATCCGCACCGACGCGCTCATCAACTCATCGCCCGTCTGGCTCTCGACTCTCAGCCGTGGCGCATCGCTCGTGTTCTGGGCCACTTTCACGCAATTCGCCCTGCTCGTCGTCGGGCGCCCGGTCCTGGCCATCGTCTTCAACACGCTGAGCACATCGCCCATCCCGTCGGGTTTCATCATTGCCCTGTTCAACGTGCTCCTGAGTATCCTGATCATCCTCGGCCTGTGGATGCTCACCCGCCCCGAGCATGAACTGCTCATCTCCACGCCACGACGCATCGCGCTGGCCGCCCGCTGGTCAATGTTCTCAGCGCTGGGCATCGCCTTCATTTCATACTCTCAGAGCATCGGCGGCGCAGGCCCAAACCTGCACCTGATCAACTTCATCCTCTACTGCCTCTACACCGTCGCCTGGGGCCTCACGCTCCTGCACGCAGCCCACCTCTTCATCCGCATGGGTCAGCACAAACGCGCCACCAATGCCCGCGTCGTCGCGTGGGGGCTCATCATCACCGCCGCGGTGCTCATGGTTTCGATCGGAATCGTCTCGATCGCCGCGCCCGGAGGCCTCATGATCACCGCTGTTCCCGTCATGTGCGGAGCCATGATCCTCATGGCCCTGTTCATCGTTGCCGCCCTGGTCAGTCTGGCCCAACTCATGGCCAGCCTCGGCATCGTCGCCACCTACGCGC contains the following coding sequences:
- a CDS encoding MmgE/PrpD family protein, which translates into the protein MGAYKTSGFVSYDLAKWACGLRYEDLSAAAIERAKAFWFDSLGCALGGSQQEDAVILLAHHKEMAGGGANAGPCRAFVSGFATNPVDAAFLNSHMIRAMDFNDIYWKADPSHPSDILGAPLALCEMKGCGGKDLILATVIAYEMEMRLVEIGRPGVREYGWHHATLTGFASPFSAGRVLGLTHEQMVNAVGICASRTGSLGAVTAGKLTNMKNTVDPWAARMGVESALLAARGYSGPEHIFDGKEGLFHVFGHSVCKGEACSFDAAGLVADLPRSPKDHYRIVDCGMKSFPIEALSHAPLTAMMKCVSENGIKAGDVAEIRVEVIARAADILGDPHKYRPTGKETADHSLPYCLAAGLVDGMVTPLQFKQSRIEDKRLEPIMDMVQVVPNEEFESLFPKFQPSRVTLTLRDGRSFSKRVDVPKGDPRDPMTMDEIAVKARALGRDVVGEARVDEIAACVMNLENESGVDRLMSLMTR